GGCGCACTCCTAAGAATGCGCCCCTCCCCCTATTTAACCTATAAAAAGTGAGCCAGAAGTGGTCACTTATTATGAAAATTTATGCAACTAGCTACGACGGCGACGAACCATCACGTGACCAAGCCCAAACAAGCCTGCAAGCAGTGCGTAGGTGGATGGCTCAGGAACGGATGCTACGCGTGCGTAGTCGAAGCTGGTCTGGTTGTTGTTATTCACACCAACAGTTGTGCGAGTCGTAGTAAACTGAACAGCCAGTTGACTCCCAATAATGGCAACATCCGTGTCTAGGACCGTTCCAATCACAGTGATATCCGCCCATGTATTTTCAGTAATCGCCGTCTTGACTGCGACAGCTGTCATACTCAGAGACTCAAAGCTTGTGAAACTAGAGATGTCATCCGCAGTCGTAAGATAGCCAAGTGTCAACTCGATGTCGCCATTGTCGTCATAAGAATTGCCCCCATCCTTGTTGCCGATCGCCATTGTAAACGCATACTGCCCCGCAGCAATTGTCTCCTTGGTTCCCGTGTTATCGAGAGTGCCATCAACATAAACAAATGCCGTTAGAGAGGAAGATTGACCAGCCCCATTCAAATTGGCAAACGCACGGTTGGCTCCCAAAGCGCTACCACCACCCGCAGTCGCGTCTCCATGGTAAGTCGCGCCACCAAGGTCAGTCGCGTTTCTGCTCAAATTCGCGGAAGTATCAACAACTGTCCAGTCATCAAAGCTGGACTCAAAGCTGTTGTTCAAAATCACGCTGGCCGAAGCCGACCCAGCGACCAGCGAGCTGATAAATAATGTAGAGATGATTTTTTTCATATTTTCCGTTAGGGTGTTCGATTCGAATAGAGCCAACTCCAGCAATGGAACTGCTGGGAATCGTTTGCATCATATAACGAACTCGCATTTTCGTCTACCTACTAAATCTAGTAGGTTCGCGTAGGATGCCATCCGGCGAAGCGAACTTGCGGCATTTGGTCTGCGCCCCGAGTCAGCATCATTCTTTAACTATTTTTGGCAGAATGAATATTTACTATTAGACTAGTATTTTCACCACGGAGGTCACAGAGACACGGAGCCTTAGAATCGTGTGAATCAGAGCAGGACATTCGCTCAAATACAGCGTGCTAGCTCCGTGTCTTCGTGTTCTCTAGCAAAGCGGGTGGTTCTAATTGTGCTGTATTCAGAATCAATAATCATGATGCATGTCAGTATCATACCATCCCGCGACTAAACCTAGTAAAACATTAACCGCAGATGCACGCGGAGTCACACAGATATATTAAGACCTAACCTGCGGGCAGCTAAAGCAGCCCATCCCAGTTAAATAAAACCTCACTCCAGCAAGCCCGAACGGAAGGCCTTTGCCACCGCGCCTGACTGGGACTGCACTTCTAATTTTTTATACAGATTCTTTACGTGGAAATTGACGGTAAAATAACTCACACCTAGCTCATCTGCGATTTGTTTGGTTGCCAGTCCGTCGGCCAAAAGCTTTAGCACATCCATCTCTCGATCCGACAAGCCAAAGCGCTCCGTCGGCTTGGATTTCTGCAACTCACCGAGCACCGTCTTGGCAACCGCGGGACTGAGGACTGCGCCTCCGTCAAAGACCTGTTTCAAGCCGCGGATGA
The window above is part of the Lentimonas sp. CC4 genome. Proteins encoded here:
- a CDS encoding PEP-CTERM sorting domain-containing protein, which produces MKKIISTLFISSLVAGSASASVILNNSFESSFDDWTVVDTSANLSRNATDLGGATYHGDATAGGGSALGANRAFANLNGAGQSSSLTAFVYVDGTLDNTGTKETIAAGQYAFTMAIGNKDGGNSYDDNGDIELTLGYLTTADDISSFTSFESLSMTAVAVKTAITENTWADITVIGTVLDTDVAIIGSQLAVQFTTTRTTVGVNNNNQTSFDYARVASVPEPSTYALLAGLFGLGHVMVRRRRS